One Aegilops tauschii subsp. strangulata cultivar AL8/78 chromosome 7, Aet v6.0, whole genome shotgun sequence genomic window carries:
- the LOC109778763 gene encoding uncharacterized protein isoform X1, whose product MKGKYLMCYMQARHCLNVRLPSVDLVSIRCVSTRKWLRSCSSPPPPPPPFPTSPTTSHPAMAQLLPLSSAAPSFRLAATPGNGVPRLSVTSARSAARVSRRSMRPKSLSVRCEQGSKGGPGLDVWLSRGAMLAFFGAVGVELTTGKGVLQNVGLMAPLPALALGLTGVVGVVTAFIIFQSGSSD is encoded by the exons ATGAAGGGGAAATATCTGATGTGCTATATGCAGGCCAGGCACTGCTTGAACGTGCGGCTCCCGTCGGTCGACCTCGTATCGATAAGGTGTGTGTCTACAAGGAAGTGGCTTAGAAGCTGCTcctctcctccccctcctcctcctcccttcccCACCTCACCGACTACCAGCCATCCAGCCATGGCTCAGCTCCTCCCTCTTTCCTCCGCTGCTCCCAGCTTCCGTCTCGCCGCGACGCCAG GCAATGGCGTCCCCCGGTTGTCCGTGACGTCGGCCCGCTCTGCTGCTCGTG TGAGCAGGAGGAGCATGAGGCCCAAGTCCCTGAGCGTGAGGTGTGAGCAGGGGTCCAAGGGCGGCCCCGGGCTGGACGTGTGGCTCAGCCGCGGCGCCATGCTCGCCTTCTTCGGGGCGGTCGGCGTGGAGCTCACCACCGGCAAAGGGGTGCTTCAG AACGTAGGGCTGATGGCGCCGCTGCCGGCGTTGGCGCTGGGGCTCACCGGAGTGGTCGGGGTCGTCACCGCATTTATCATCTTCCAGTCGGGATCGTCGGATTGA
- the LOC109778763 gene encoding uncharacterized protein isoform X2, translating into MKGKYLMCYMQARHCLNVRLPSVDLVSIRCVSTRKWLRSCSSPPPPPPPFPTSPTTSHPAMAQLLPLSSAAPSFRLAATPGNGVPRLSVTSARSAALSRRSMRPKSLSVRCEQGSKGGPGLDVWLSRGAMLAFFGAVGVELTTGKGVLQNVGLMAPLPALALGLTGVVGVVTAFIIFQSGSSD; encoded by the exons ATGAAGGGGAAATATCTGATGTGCTATATGCAGGCCAGGCACTGCTTGAACGTGCGGCTCCCGTCGGTCGACCTCGTATCGATAAGGTGTGTGTCTACAAGGAAGTGGCTTAGAAGCTGCTcctctcctccccctcctcctcctcccttcccCACCTCACCGACTACCAGCCATCCAGCCATGGCTCAGCTCCTCCCTCTTTCCTCCGCTGCTCCCAGCTTCCGTCTCGCCGCGACGCCAG GCAATGGCGTCCCCCGGTTGTCCGTGACGTCGGCCCGCTCTGCTGCTC TGAGCAGGAGGAGCATGAGGCCCAAGTCCCTGAGCGTGAGGTGTGAGCAGGGGTCCAAGGGCGGCCCCGGGCTGGACGTGTGGCTCAGCCGCGGCGCCATGCTCGCCTTCTTCGGGGCGGTCGGCGTGGAGCTCACCACCGGCAAAGGGGTGCTTCAG AACGTAGGGCTGATGGCGCCGCTGCCGGCGTTGGCGCTGGGGCTCACCGGAGTGGTCGGGGTCGTCACCGCATTTATCATCTTCCAGTCGGGATCGTCGGATTGA